The following coding sequences are from one Candidatus Nitrohelix vancouverensis window:
- a CDS encoding D-2-hydroxyacid dehydrogenase, which translates to MLVYLKQPHVRAWNFQDRHRQFLQIRFPNTRIEACFNSKDFLELLPEADCVLVWHFKNEWLENAPLLKCIATPSAGQEWIEVEPTESLRVSFGGFHGPIMAESVIGAMLYFIKAFPQSLEFQKQKKWARVKLTDRMASLQGSHAVVWGFGKIGQAIGERLMALGCRVTGIKRDASQPERFKHSAQAVVDAKGLTGALESADHLILALPGTDETTHLLNRDVLMKLPSSCYLYNVGRGNACNEADLLDALNDERLAGAYLDVFETEPLPETSPLWENEKVLIQPHISAAVPKYLDWFLEEFADRVESDANGS; encoded by the coding sequence ATTTTGGTGTATCTAAAACAACCACATGTGCGGGCCTGGAATTTTCAGGATCGGCACCGGCAATTTTTGCAAATACGCTTCCCGAATACGCGCATTGAAGCGTGTTTTAACTCGAAGGATTTTCTAGAACTTCTGCCTGAAGCGGACTGCGTTCTGGTCTGGCATTTTAAGAACGAATGGCTTGAAAATGCGCCTTTGCTGAAATGCATTGCGACGCCGTCGGCAGGGCAGGAGTGGATCGAGGTCGAGCCTACCGAGTCCTTGCGCGTCAGCTTTGGGGGCTTTCATGGCCCGATCATGGCGGAGTCGGTGATCGGCGCGATGTTGTATTTCATCAAAGCCTTTCCGCAGTCGCTTGAATTTCAAAAACAAAAAAAATGGGCGCGGGTCAAGTTGACGGATCGCATGGCGTCCTTGCAAGGTTCTCACGCGGTGGTCTGGGGCTTCGGAAAAATCGGCCAGGCGATCGGCGAGCGTTTGATGGCGCTGGGCTGTCGCGTCACCGGAATCAAACGCGATGCGTCGCAACCGGAACGATTCAAACATTCCGCGCAGGCTGTGGTGGATGCGAAGGGTTTGACAGGAGCGCTGGAATCCGCCGATCATCTCATACTGGCCTTGCCGGGAACGGATGAGACGACTCATCTGCTGAACCGCGACGTTCTGATGAAACTTCCCTCATCGTGCTACCTCTATAATGTGGGACGCGGCAACGCCTGCAATGAAGCGGATTTGCTGGATGCGCTAAATGACGAGCGTCTGGCGGGCGCCTATCTGGATGTATTTGAAACGGAGCCTCTACCGGAGACCTCTCCGCTCTGGGAGAATGAGAAGGTGTTGATTCAACCGCATATCTCGGCGGCGGTTCCGAAGTATCTGGACTGGTTTCTGGAGGAGTTTGCCGACCGTGTTGAATCGGATGCGAACGGAAGTTAG
- a CDS encoding HU family DNA-binding protein, which translates to MTRADLVTKLSLRMNVTKKDAEKYLNCFLDAIVGSLERNERVVVQGFGSFSLKTYAARKTKKPITGEPLELPERSKPVFQPGKELRLRVNREAAVAQPVQKPQRVLKITLGKLEESAAV; encoded by the coding sequence ATGACACGAGCAGACCTGGTAACCAAGCTTTCGTTAAGAATGAATGTAACCAAAAAAGATGCAGAAAAATACCTCAATTGTTTTCTCGATGCAATCGTAGGAAGTCTTGAGCGAAATGAGCGCGTGGTGGTTCAGGGATTCGGCTCGTTTTCACTGAAAACTTATGCGGCGCGCAAGACCAAAAAACCCATTACCGGGGAACCTCTCGAATTGCCCGAACGCAGTAAACCGGTGTTTCAACCCGGCAAGGAACTGCGCCTGCGCGTGAATCGAGAAGCTGCGGTAGCGCAACCCGTCCAGAAACCGCAACGGGTTCTGAAAATCACTTTGGGCAAGCTGGAAGAGTCCGCCGCCGTTTGA